The region CACTACATAACAAGATGTTGCGGATgcttttgaaagatttttttgcAGATATTCAAATTTCCACCACCAAGGCTCTAAAGTCATCTGCCACTCTTGCTGAATTTCTAATTAAGTGTAATataaatgaatgtaaaatagacaaagtaaaaaaacaaagtgtttacggttcgttacaccaaacacagcggaggtacaaaccaacgtacttataaatgtcCAGAGATTGGaccttgtggacactacggtcttcttgggtatcacgttagataaaaagcttcagtggggtccacatattgcccatctagcagatagactcagctctgctgcatatgcagttagaaagattagagagtacacgaatgttgcgaccgctagataagtttacttcagttattttcacagcatcatgacgtacggtattttactatggggtcatgctgctgacattgatatagtgtttgttctgcaaaagagagctgttagtgctatatatcagcttggttaaaaatttaaagaaataaatataatgactgttcattctcagtacatttatgaaaatttaatatacgttcacaaaaatcgttacctttttgctcttaatagtgattttcattattataacactagaataagggattgcttctaactaattctagtaggcttcataagacacataatagctttaagggtaaatgtatacacttctataataaagtcccagccactgttcaggcattatctataaataaatttatatgttttataaaaaatggctctgtcgtaaatcctattactccactgctgaatatctaaatgatcggacagcgtgggactagattgtgattattttatagcgatagaaatgattgtacaatattgtatatttttattgaaaagagcgcaaaaaaagaatgctgggagagtttcttgcgccgcttcttttctctcagagcgccatttatttccgaagcggtagtagtatttagtagttattagaaattacactaaaaataattctaaaggaatcaattttgagaaaataaatgccttttatgcctttaaggcTTTCTAGTTAAATCCATCGACTTATGTCATAATGGTATGTTAGTGTGGGGGTCACTAGCTGATATTCAGGACAAATTTGTATTATAAAAGAGAGTCATACGCgccatttattaattaatacatcgTAATTCGCTTAgagatttatttaaagaaattaatatttcacaattgaaattttatattgGCCTGGACctgctattattttaatagatagCTAGATTAACCAGTTAAAGTACAGTCTATAACACGTTGCGGCTGGTGGTGGTATTGGCTGCCGATAATGTTCCTCGTAAATCTGATCCCAGAACAGAGTACGTTCCTTCAGTAACGAACCCCTGAGGCTCAACGGAAGATCTAATGACATGTGCGGAGACCAGTTCTTCCCTACTGGTGGCCACGGAGGCAGCTCTGAATCTTCAGAAATTGGTTTCCTGCAAAAGGTTATACTTATAAGTTTATCATGAATCTTGTCGATCGTTTTTAAAACCTATTTTGCAGTAAGTTTAATCGAAGTTCCTTCTGTAGAGTTTGAGGTACCAATGATATGATATgagtacattaaaaaatacttgtaAGGGTCAGTAATCgttttttaattctatttgtTTATCATGCAAGAGAGTGGAGCAAGGGTGGCAGTTGATTTACTTTATGTTAAGTTGAGGGCTCATTgtaatattccataaaaatatgtttatttttcaataaaagagAAGGTTACGATGAAAGAAATATTTGAGCAACGTTATGTTTTATCGTGCTGTCAGATGGTATAGATATCATATTTAAAGTCTGTTGCATCTACCTATATTGTGATTTATTATTCCGCCGGAATAAATTGATCGAAATAACACCTTTGGAAATATTCAATGTTTCAGCGGGATCGTAAACATAACCATAGAAAGACAGACAGATTTTCTGTTATGTTCACTCAAACAGTTATTCTATAACTTTACTCACCCGGTAGTTATAAAGTTCAACCATATTCTCCTTGTCAAAGTTCTCATTTCTTCAAGCTTTGAGTTTGtataatttgtaccaaaaaatCCGTCCGACACAGTGTTTGTTTGACTGCAATGACCCACCCCGCGAATATTTGTGTGTGGAATGATGGGAAGTTCATCGTGAACGAAAgaaaattcatacaaatatatttgattgtGTCCTGCTTCTACGTGTAATTTTACTGCTCTTAATGTTGGATAAGCAAATAAAACatcagtaaaataattaatatagccATAAATATCGTCATTGTCTATCGTTGATTGTCCGAAATAaaactctttaatttttttggtgACTTTTTGCTTTTGATCATCGCTTTCAAATTCTAAATCAGGAGAAAGAAAAGCTTCAAAGTCATCAGTCATAGCCTGTTTCCATTCATCAAATAATCCTACACGGAAAAGACCTTCCATTGATGCGAACCCATATAAAATAGGTACTTTTGGGTATGCgccactttttaaaatattatcaggactttctgataaaaataattctttagtTTCTTTACGTTCAATACAAGGTGACATCAAAAACACAGAATCTCGTCTGTTCATTACATCAGCTGTCATAAGCGTATCATAAGACAggcttttgtaataattttctaAATCAACAATACTACCGTTGCCtgtataatttaaaagttttgcatattctttggcGCTCTCTATGGGGTCTGTTTGTACACTAAATGCTGCAGTACTAGCGCCACTCTCTGGTATAACCTTATGAAACAGACCTTTAGCACTTTTCGAAAGCATTAACAAATCCACCGACGACGAACCAGCACTATATCCTGCAATAGTTACATCTTCAGGATTACCACCAAATTTAGCAATATTTTGATTAACCCAGCGAAGTAAAGCCACTTGGTCCTTCATTCCAGCATTTCCTGGAACGTCTTCTGTTCCAAGACATAAGAATCCATGTGCTCCAAGTcgataattaaatgtaacaataacaACTCTTTTGCTTCTAACCAATtgtttataagtaaataaattgccATAACCAACTTGGAATGCGCCACCATGGACATAAACCACTACTGGTAGATTCTTCTCTTTTGTGTCTGGTAGAAATACATTTGCTATCAAGCAGTcttcttttattttcatattttgtggAACTAATTGGAAAGGATCATTAATTTGCGGGCAGATAATGGTGTTGTCAACGGCTTCAAGCGTATCCAGCCATATTGGGCCGGGAAGAGGAGCCTGgaaggattaaaaaaaataagtgttgaataaaatatttttttttaatgtatgcgTTAATACATTCATTCTTCATAACattatacaacaaaataaaagaGGCATCTAGTTCTATAAAGTGTTGTTTTGAAATTTCGAATTATATGAGTCTTCTTttcgcttttttattttatggtacACATGAAAACAATATAGTTAAATTATGATTCAAGTATGTTGGTCACACTCCGGCCACACCCACAATATAATGATCATTAGAAGTTGCGCTATGCGCTATGCAAACGCCTTTTTCAGTGTTTACTTGCGATAAAAATGTAGACTTGTGTTGTTGTTAACTTAGGGGCTGTTTAACAATGTACAAGTAAAGTTACGAACAGGCTTCTTGCTACTTATCTATCGAATAAAGACATCATTTCTGTTTCACAATGTATAGATAGTGTTATCTAGTAGATAAGTCCCATTTAAGTTATTGGATGGATCTAGTGGCAAAATCATACTTATGTATGGTATTTGCTAGCTTTTATGACCCTAATTATCATAGGCAGTATCCGGCAGAGTGACAAGCATTTGAAAGAATAcagtcaatttatataatggcCACCTATgaaatcaaatgaaatcaaaatcactttattcatgtaggtcacgcaAATGACAcgtcttatgaatgtcaaaaaaatatttttcttattgaatctaccgctacttcgtaaagggttgagctaatgagaagaagtggcaataaACTCATTttcactcttttatatcaggatttaaattttcatcgaattgatttcaatttcaatatagTATGTAAAGAGATGCAAGAaatatactcaaacgtcaaatagtcaatgccttacacgagtaagtcaaaaaagtaaatgtaaattaatacaaaagctattgagtacagtagctgcatcatccacacacaccgtaaataaataaaggtgttctgtgagcattttataagcgattataaataaataaataataacaaaatcaaataataactttaaggatgtagaaatttatttaatcaaaacaaattttataactatatttacaatactacgactacataaaattaaaactatcattacgtggaagcgtaccaagaatactggcagcattaccgcgttggatagcaaggctgatccgttgaccgaaatagctgccagcgcttgggtttccagtagccttattgaggcgcgaggatagtattttgaacattctccgcgcctctgggccccacgggccaagtgtctcgacactaaacggcacaaagatgtatgactcactgagaccaacatatttgcgacgcttgctgtcttcggcagtcgaagcagcagccccagcaccaactgacgtaacttggacatgagaaggagccagagtgtcggcgcaagtagcgtcccacaccagcgcccttccccgtgcccaagccaccagcgtcattccatcaggacgcttgccatcgcggcgggtaatactatttggctctaaaacagctggtatattaagagcggcatatgccctgcggatgacttcattaatgctggcgtgacgactgatacggcctgccgattttaggcaggataacgcgtggcgtccaagagcatctacctaaacgccacatctacattgatgtggttcattcagttttatacctagccggagtgatacgcatattgacaatgtcatattgtcaagtagcgttccaatcggcgcagaaggcaaggcttgtaaccaaaagcccgactcattttgtctcacggccaaaagacgagcacgctctgttatgtcaggagatgagatcaaaagagcatcaaaggctgacttacaaagaagtgcgtcccatgctttttgacactttcgTCTtcaaatcgtctggaaaattttgaatgtttgcaatatttagccaagcattgttagcttcgttcaaatactctgagttacctggtacatggtttacaattctagtaaccaaaggctgcgcactatgaactgaagatagaaatgctggtaaggcaacgcccgaaactttgcgagtacccaaacccccaaaccgtatcggtaaagaggcttgagaccatgcacgatctgtaaacgggcaattcaaaacggtttctaaaataattttaagtgaaatatcaatcacatcaagcaaatttggaaaatcccataacgggctagaccttaagaggtacgtaaattttggaacaaataaacaagaccgaaaaatagttaaggccatatgagaattaattttcaataatctgtccgaaacgttattaaattttttaatgtgatcgtttaagatcgttggaattgaaactggaaataatggagctccaagaaggtgaagtgaattcttatccaaaactttaatcccaatattaaagttaagttaagccagaacattaaatttattggtaatatcaacccggtctgaaatttggaaattttcgccgataaaaagctcgcatttcgaaaaatttaactcaaggccgattgagctaaaactttctattacaactttcaaatcatctaaaacagagtccacttcaccacccatAACTTTAAAGAATCTGAAACTGAGTATCCGGTatcaggatcatcctgccaccacaaacagcgcccgttcacgagcatgacgcataaaaataacaaaaaacaattcaTCTACAATATATTCAACAATACTCAATAAACAAATCTACTAACAATTTGACTATTTTGCTTATagtaaaattattcataattataaattctattatatttcattaaagctcaaatCTTTTAGAGCAACTCATACCCAagctttcttatcatctaaataatcctttaaattgtaatacgatttttccataagtttatgtttaatataggctctgaacttgttgagggacatttccattatgttctcaggaagcttattataaaatctaacgcaattaccgataaagtttagtcttgattttataattttaccaaccatttaaataaagttagcgataaaattgaattgttagatattctgaATTTgaacgtcatggagcgacgtcaatTGCCtccaaatgaaatgcaaagagctgtagggatattgcaagcgggaagtaatcaatctcaggtatctcggcattttagcattcatagaagtgttattaggtgcccaccgatacgtcacgggaatcgtgctcgtcgaaatgaatggtgtagagaacgtggacccaggaacaatgggataatattatgtttttcgatgagtcgcgattcgggtttaggcctgatacaagaagggtgcgagtgtaccgtcggcccggaaatactaaAACGCTCAGgagcattcaggaagttcattcaTACAGCGGaacaacagttatggtatgggcgggtattatgaagaacaggcgaactgaactcgtttttgtaaatggaaacatgaaccctgaaaattacgttgaggatattctcagaccatCCATATGTTCATCCATATGCACAGatctttggctccgattttacgttaatgcatgacaatgcgcgttcacttacagctcggcgaaccagtcaatacttggcaacggagaacgtccgggtattgccctggcctgcacagtCGCCAGGCCTCAACCCCATCAAGCACCCATGGGACGTGCTCCAGagcgtgttttgaaggacttagatggagtgacaacaacccaacagctgaagaatttgctacaattccattgggagcgaataccgcaagatgacataaacagtctcattaaggcgaggttttcccaacactttaggtaaaaattgcgcgaacgttagattcgataggtacgcatggacacggacgtcgggcatggctgagaacgaaccgagcgatgcgcgttaacgaccgccgacccagaaggaccgcgtaatattttttaaaacttacagttgtgctagagtacggaattactgtgataatattttttatgcatttttgaagtaaatcttttttatcgacgtatgagagaaatgttatattacgcgcaaaattatgatttcaacattatgggtatcgtatccgagattctcgaaggtgcagagaactgatttgggataatttttgaaaaccaagatggccgccgcgcaaaattatgacttcaacaatatgggtatcgtatcgtatccaagtttctcgagggtgcagagaacgaattttggaatgatttttgaaattcaagatggccgccgcacaaaattatgatttcagcaatatggatatcgtgtacgaggttctcttgggtgcagagaacgattgtgtgatcatttttgaaatccaagatggccgcaaaaatgttactttttaggactatagcgccttaattcaatgaataatcgttgcccacaaattctgaatagcagaggagggcatactttgtattaaattatcctattctttcataataaattcattttctttagaaatttcattttgttaaaaaaaatattagttgcttatgtacgtTAGTTTGATAgtgtaatattgttaatttctgttattaagagaacttataaagataacagctgttattattacatcataggaccctaaaaatattattttaaaaataaaatacaacgttataatgtgaaaaactatcctaaaatttaaattagtaatagtacatgttgcttagacttttttgatgtgtgtataaacagtcataattttaaaatctttaagtACTTTAGATCTAAGCGACTCTCTTGGTCCCATACCATTAATtgcccgaacagctcttttctgcagcacaaaaatttaatcaatatcAGCAGTAgtaccccataataatataccatatgacaCAATGTtgtgaaagtaactaaaataaaccaatcttgcagTTTAAATGTCTGTTATGAAACGAATCTTTTTTACTACTTATGCAGCAGATCTTAGTCTACTCGATTCGTTTATCTACTCGTTTTTAAGCTGTATATCGATTGACACTTGTTTAAAATaaggtaaagtaaatttaattaagtaccaAGTATTAGGTTGTGAGGTTTAGAtgctaaaaagaaaaaagtttatattatgtGCACCCTGTCACTGGTGGGCGCATCAGATATTAATAGTGTATGCGGCCCACGTGTTTCTGGTAACAGAGAAAATATTAATCTGCCGGTTTTCATGGTAGGCGTGGCCATTTCAAACAAAGgggctattttataaaataggaAGAAAATACTCTTACAGCGCTTCATTGAGATCGCTGATGTACCCTATTGTAGGTCCTAGTCAAAATACTTACGATTTGGACGTGACCAAAAGTTATGACCGTTtttgaaaatgcaaaaaaagaatCGGAACCATGAAATACTaaagcaaaatatattattatacacacGGTTCATCTTAACgttaatattatgttcagtTAGGTGGAGGAATtctcttaaataattaattaattgaaatttttggtTTGAATCTTTTCGATTTAAATAATAGCAAAAACGAACAGATGCATTTTGTACTCTTTGTATTacatttattgttttacaaGGTATACTACACTGTATCAGTATAAATAAACTTTGATAGAACAAGAGCCTCACAAAGACGTATGCGCAATACCTCCCATGTAAGGCGGCAAGCGTTTTTATGTTCCTATGCTACCGTGTACACGTGGACATGGCAAGACAGCCGCCAAAAACAACCAATATCCACTTATCCGTAGACAAAAACACCAGAGAGATTTTTTTACTGggtgtattattaattgatattagtTCTAAAAGCCATTGAACAAAGCGCAACGTTTTTTAATactaatatgatattattagtatttatttgaatttagctGGTGGTGGCCACTCTTGTATAGCATACAACGGGAACtagattttgtaatttttttaaaagaaaacatgaGATCACATTATAATGTGACACGTTTTgcaaaatagtcacaatttctcgtacaactctgaaagagcggcgatatcacagcacgaatctatcacaAATCACGtcttttgtttacaataaccaagcttgATTCTTGATCTATTAAGCCATAACATAAaccgcataatgatacctcgGCTAATGTAAACACAAGTGGCTATAGCATCTCAAGTGACCGCGCCGGATTGGCGCCAAAACAACTGAGCGAGTGGCGTCTGCGCGCGCGCGGGACGTGATAGCACAGCTTAGGTAAAAATCAGcgagtttttaaccgacttcaaaaaagaaggagtttttttatatgtttgttacctcaaaactctcgactgggtgaaccgattttgatgattcttttattatttggtgcttcccgtgtggtcccattgtaatttggtccagatctgaaaatggcatccatgagaaaaccataaaagtcttaaactTGCTATACGtgtgtggatgataaatttacgaataactcaatatcgcgccaacctatttcgatgattcttttttatacaataaaggatgtacttcaaaggtagtttggtgagagtttggttaagttctgattacggaatccatgacaaagtaaccgAACTCTTCAaatcttaggagcaaattaatgGTActggccgaatcttttttatgctattaggatatttatgtcatttaccataacatagttatggtcaggtcaggtaattgtcgtagtcgaatttgatgatcaatgggactccttaacgacttacagtaagatTGCCATCTGTGGCAGACTTTccaactgtctgtaatcaaattgcaaattGCTTACGTTTATTgctgtattgaaaaatttagtatatctacacatatttagacaaattgtaagGTTCTTCaaatacactattccaaaacaaaagatatgcactaaaaagtataaaaataattggatatttttatacaatctaatccTAGTTACGattaatgtaatttttggagtcggtgtcttCCATGAtatgtttgtaactacatacatagttataggtgagatgtgcttgagtcttGAGGAGGCCAGaagcgagagcgggtcgcggcggaaggacaccgattccaaaaattacaattatcgtATCtagaataagtttaattaataagattgtataaaaatacgcaattatttttatacttattagtgcatattatatctattgttttggaatagtgtatattttgaagtcggttgtatttttattaaagtttttttccTGTTCACATGAATTCATGAAGCATTTACAACATTTATTGCCTGTTGGCCTTCACGTGGAGAAAAGGAGAAATGAAATTGTATGTCATTGGCAATATCATTAGCGTAAATCTGATAATTGCagtgcttttttttattatgtcagCAAAGTATAGAATATAAATAAGAGGCCCTGAAATAGAGCCCTGGGGTTCTCCTCTTCTCATATTCGACGTTCTGAAAAACTGAGACCGTCGGTGTACTATTAGTGAGATAACTTTTAAACCACTTTACACTATTTTCGCTTAAACCATACTAGGCTGGCTTGGaaaattgtaacttttttttCCTCTTGCGCTGGAATGAATTTAATCCAAGTTGTTGTGAAGTTGAAAAGTATCCAAGATAAGGGAAGTGAAATCGTGAACACTATTTCATTAGATGGTAAGACGAATATTAAAAATTCACTGGACCTGTATGCAAGAGAACAGCTTTAGCTAGATCGCAGCGGAAAAATATGTGTCCCATACAGGCCGTTTCCAGATTTTTCCGACAAGCAgaagataaagataaaaaacaacaataatggaatgttaatattaattattagatctttactatatttgtatgtttaacAAACTTTTGTTTGCAAGAAAGGCTTATTCAGTCGTTCATATGGACGAAAGGGCCTATATATTATATCGGTATTCCAGAAtgttagatatattatattatttgatcaaGATGTGTATTTTGTGTCTTTTATGCACAGTTATGATGATAGTCACAAACCACAGTTGATCACAGATTGCGAATTGAGAATAAAAGACAAAGTTCAAGGAATgtacgaaattaattcaatatcaAAACAAGGTCAATAACGAAACAAGACTTAATTGGTAAATATACAAGATTTTTAgaaactgacccagcaaacgttggcTCGCTCtttgaattattttcataatatgtaatgaaatatcattgactgaattatttgtgatgcgaatatataggtatttctaaatcaaaaaagttaaatatatacCGTATAAGTAATTAGCAATATATCATATACTataaaccttctccgaaacacgttgcatcttatggtataagtattattccgatcggttcagtagtttttgcagtatgATAGaaccggctctccatttattattatagattactagctaacccagcaaacgttgtattgccgatattaaaaaattgcgaaacaaaagtaactgttgatcgtagatgggagaaaatttgaagttgtgtgtattttttaatgctgactcataatcaaacaaatttaaaaaaaaatgtcaaaaaaattaaaaaaacaaatttcgtgtggatcacccttaacatttagggggatgaaaatgttgtccgattctcagacctacccaatatgcactcaaaatttgatgagaatcggtgaagccgtttcggaggagttcaatgtttaacaccatgacacgagaattttatatattagattatattatatagatatattatagataCCTGAAACTTATTGTCACCGGTCGGTGCGGTTGCATATGGGATTCCATAGAATGCGTAAAATCCTCCATCTGGGTCCATATATCCTCGAACATACCCTTG is a window of Leptidea sinapis chromosome 23, ilLepSina1.1, whole genome shotgun sequence DNA encoding:
- the LOC126971113 gene encoding cholinesterase 1-like, producing MWFIISLLSFTLLSPCVRGASEVTIKLKQGYVRGYMDPDGGFYAFYGIPYATAPTGDNKFQAPLPGPIWLDTLEAVDNTIICPQINDPFQLVPQNMKIKEDCLIANVFLPDTKEKNLPVVVYVHGGAFQVGYGNLFTYKQLVRSKRVVIVTFNYRLGAHGFLCLGTEDVPGNAGMKDQVALLRWVNQNIAKFGGNPEDVTIAGYSAGSSSVDLLMLSKSAKGLFHKVIPESGASTAAFSVQTDPIESAKEYAKLLNYTGNGSIVDLENYYKSLSYDTLMTADVMNRRDSVFLMSPCIERKETKELFLSESPDNILKSGAYPKVPILYGFASMEGLFRVGLFDEWKQAMTDDFEAFLSPDLEFESDDQKQKVTKKIKEFYFGQSTIDNDDIYGYINYFTDVLFAYPTLRAVKLHVEAGHNQIYLYEFSFVHDELPIIPHTNIRGVGHCSQTNTVSDGFFGTNYTNSKLEEMRTLTRRIWLNFITTGKPISEDSELPPWPPVGKNWSPHMSLDLPLSLRGSLLKERTLFWDQIYEEHYRQPIPPPAATCYRLYFNWLI